From the genome of Streptacidiphilus sp. PB12-B1b:
GAGCAGGTGGCCGACCGGCTGCTGGAGGCCTCGGCCAAGCACTCCTACGACCCGGACACCGAACTGGACTGGGACGCCGAGCTGGAGCCGGGCAAGTGGTTCCTGCCCGAGCACCTGGTCTCCCTGTACGGGACGCCGCTGTGGCGGCAGATGGGCGAGGAGCAGCGGATCGAGCTGTCCCGGCACGAGTTCGCCAGCATGGCGTCGGCCGGGGTGTGGTTCGAGATCATCCTGATGCAGCTGCTCACCCGGCACATCTACGACCTGGACCCGCGCAGCAGCCATGTCACGTACGCGCTCACCGAGATGGCCGACGAGTGCCGCCACTCGCGGATGTTCGCCCGCGCGGTGACCAAGCTGGGCACGCCGTACTACGGCCCCGGCGGCGTCACCCGCTTCCTCGGGCGGATCCTGAAGACCACCGCGACCACGCCGGGGGCGTTCACCGCGACGCTGCTGGTCGAGGAGATACTCGACCGCTTCCAGCGGCTGACCTTCCCGGACCAGAGCGTGCAGCCGCTGATCCAGGGGATCACCCGGATCCACGTGGTGGAGGAGGCCCGGCACGTGCGCTACGCCCGCGAGGAGCTGCGGCGACAGATGGCGACCTGCCCGGCCTGGGAGCGGCAGTTCACCCGCACCGTCTCCGGCGAGGCGTCGGTGGTGGTCGCCCGCGCCCTGATCCACCCGGGCGTGTACGCGGCGGTCGGCCTGGACGTGGAGGAGGCCCGGCGGCAGGTCCGGCAGAGCGGGCACCGGCAGGAGACCATGCGCTGGTCGGCGGAGAAGCTGACCGGCTTCCTGCAGGAGATCGGCATCATCCACAGCGCCCTGGACCGGGCGGCCTGGCGGCGCTCCGGGCTGCTCTGACCGTACGGCGGAGCACCGCCCGAGCACCGCCGCCGAGCCCGGCAGCGGGCGGCCGACCAGTCGCCGGGGCGGGCGATCGGCCACGTAGGGTGGGCGCATGGACGCCCCCATCGCAGATCCCCTGGCCGCAGCCCCGTCGGCGGACGCCGCCGAGGCGGCGGATGCGGCCGACGCCGCCGCGCCCGCGGCCCGCGCGCGCCGGGCCCGGCGCGGACCGTACCGGCGGCTGCCGGTGGAGCAGCGCCGGGAGCAGCTGATCGCGGTGGCGCTGGAGCTGTTCAGCAGGCGGGCGCCGGAGGAGGTGTCGCTGGACGACGTGGCCGCCGCGGCGGAGGCGTCGCGCCCGCTGGTCTACCGGTACTTCCCCGGCGGCAAGCAGCAGTTGTACGAGGCCGCGCTGCGCACCGCCGCCGAGGAGCTGGCCTCGCGCTTCGTGGAGCCGGTGCGCGGAACCCCGACCGAGCGCCTGGGCCATGTGCTGGACCGCTACTTCGCCTTCGTCGGCGAGCACGCGGCCGGGTACGGCGCGCTGCTGCGCGGCGGCTCGGTCGCCGAGAACGAGCGGACCACCGCCATCGTGGACGAGGTGCGCCGGGCGGCCTACCGCAGCATCGTCGACCAGTTGGGCGTGGAGCAGCCGGGACCGAGGCTGACGCTGCTGGTCCGCTCGTGGATATCGGTGGTCGAGGTGACCGCGCTGACCTGGCTGGACGACACCCGGCGCGGCGTGCCCGCGAGCGGCGAGGAGGGCGAGGGCCGCGCGCCCGGCCGACCCGGCGTGGGTTCGGCCGCCGAGCTGCGGGACTGGCTGGTGGACGAGTTCGTGGTGATGTTCGCGGCGGCGGCGCTGCACGATCCGCAGACGGAGCGGGTGCTGCGGGGCATGTTCGCCGGGTTCGCCGGGACCGGGCCGGGGGCGCAGCTGGTGGCCCGGCTGGGCGGGCTGCTGCTGGGGGCCGAAGCTACCGGCGGGTCACCCCACTGACGAAGCAAGACATCCGATGTCTGACGGTTCTTGGTGGATCGTCCAAGAGGGCGGCGGCCCGGGTCTGACGTGTCCGGGCCGCCGCCCGCGCCCGGGCTCAGGCCGCGCCGAGCACCTGCCGCTGCCGGCCGAGCCCCTCGACCTCCAGCTCCATGACGTCCCCGGGCCGCAGGTAGGGCGTCCCGGGAGGGCCATCGCCACCCCGGCCGGGGTGCCGGTGTTGATCACGTCACCGGGTTCGAGCACCATGAACTGGCTGATGTACCAGACCAGGTAGTCGACCGGGAAGATCATGTCGTGGGTGCCGCTGTCCTGGCGGACCTCGGCGTTGACCAGCGTGCGCAGGCCCAGCCGCTGCGGGTCGGCCACCTCGTCCGCGCTGACCAGCCAGGGGCCGAGCGGGTTGAAGGTCTCGCAGGACTTGCCCTTGTCCCAGGTGCCGCCGCGCTCCAGCTGGAACTCCCGCTCGGAGACGTCGTTGCTGACCGCGTACCCGGCGACGACCGAGGCCGCCTCCTGCGGGGAGTCCAGGTAGCGGGCGGTGCGGCCGATGACCACGGCCAGCTCGACCTCGTAGTCGGTCCGGTCGCTGCGCCTGGGGATCAGCACCTGGTCGTGGGGGCCGACCACGGCATTGCCGGCCTTCATGAACAGCACCGGCTCGGCCGGGATGTCCTGCCCGGTGTCGGCGGCGTAACCACGGTAGTTGAGCCCCACGCAGACCACCTTGGGCGGCCGGGCGACGGGCGCGCCCAGACGCTGCCCGGCGAGCTCCACCCGCGGCAGCCGGCCCTGCCGGGCCAGGGCCGCGATCTCCGCGCCCGCGCCGTCCAGCAGCCGTTCCAGGAAGGGGCCGTCGATCTCCGCCGTGACCTGCGAGAGGTCGTATCCGGTCGTCCCGTCGTCGGCCAGCAGCACCGGCCGCTCCGCCCCGAGGGGCCCCACGCGCAGGAATCGCACCTGCCATCACCACCTTTGCGATCGAGACGGTCCGGTCGTCCACCGTCGCCAGGAGATCCGATGTATATCAATCGGCAGCGGCACCGTCCAGAGCTGCCCGCCATCCGGACAGCGGGCGGTCGGCGGCCGGTCGGCGCAGTCGGAGGCCGGTCGGCGCGGTCCGCGCCCGTCCGCTCACCCGGTGGGGCGGCCGTGGTGCCGCTCCCACTCCCCCGCCAGGATGGACATCACCGTCGCGTCCACCCAGGCGCCGTCCCACAGCAGGGCGTCCCGCAGCACGCCCTCGGCGACGAACCCGGCCTTCTCGTAGACCCGCCGGGCGCGGGGGTTGAAGGCGTACACCTCCAGCGAGATGCGGTGCAGGCCGAGCTTCTCGAAGCCGTAGCCGCAGATCAGCCGGGTGGCCTCGGTGCCCAGGCCGCGCCCGTGGCTGCCGGGCGCCAGCGAGATGCGGAAGTTGCAGCTCTGGTTGGCGGCGTCCCACTGGTTCAGCACCGCCTCGCCCACGGCGCCGCTGGAGGCGTTGTCGACGACGGCCAGGTCGAGCCGGTCGTCCTGGCCGACCCGGGTGACGTACCAGGCGCGCAGCTGCTCCTCGCTGGCCACGCCCCGGGGGTGGCTGCCGGTCAGCCGGAGGCATTCCTGGTCCTCCCAGATGCCCCGCACGGCGGGCAGGTCGGCCTCGGTGACGCAGCGCAGCGTGACCGACTCCCCGACCAGGACCGGCTTGGTCAGGAAGTCGGGGCGGGGCGCGGACTGCTCGTGTTCATCCATGCCCGCAGTCTGCCCAGGCGGCGCACCTCCCGCCCCTCCCGCACCGGGGTCAGTGCGTCAGTGCGTCAGGATGCGGGTCTCCCCGGCCGGGACGGCGGTCTCCAGCCGGTTGCCCGGCGGCGGGAAGGGGCAGATGAAGTGCTCGGCGAAGGCGCAGGGCGGCAGGTAGGCGCGGTTGAAGTCGAGCACGGTCGCGCCGTCCGGGCCGGGCGCGGGCAGCGTGACGAAGCGGAAGCCGAGGGCCCCGGCCGCACCGGCGTCCGCGAAGACCGCGCTCAGCGAGCCGTCCCCGGCCCGGCCGACCTGCAGCGTGTGCTCCGGCCCGGGGGCGCCCCCGTCGCCCTCGGCCGGCACGGTGAAGGCGACCGACCCGGCCAGGGCAAGGCCGCGCTCGCGCCCGTCCGCATTGGGGACGGAGACCGTGCGCTCGCCGGAGTACGGGGTGAAGCGGGCCGGGCGGGCCCAGCGCTCGTCGTACGGGTGGGCGTCTATGCCGGCGAAGGCCGCGCGGGCGCGGGAGGCCGGGTCGTAGACGCGCACGGCGTACTCGCCCTCACGCAGGATCAGCACCAGCCGCCGGCCGCCGTGGGTGATCAGCGAGGGATTGGGGGCGGTGTCCGGACAGAGCTTCACCGAGCCGTCCAGCGCGACGCTGTCGACCTCGAGGCCGTCGTGCCGAGCGGCGGTCAGGACCACGCAACTCCCCTGCTGCTCCCAGCGCCCGGGGACGCCGGGCACACCGCCGCGCAGGTCGGCCAGCCAGTGCGTGCCGGTGAGCGCGAGCGGACCGTGCGGGGCACGGGCCGCCACCACGCGGTCGTCGCGCCAGTGCTTCCAATCGTCCAGACTGCTGCTCACTGCGGAACCTCCGGAAAATCGGGCCGACGAAGGGGTGACGAAGGGGTCGGTCCACGCAGTGGGCCCACCCGGGGGAAACCGGCGTCTCAGGACACGCAGCCCTTCCAGTCCTACCCGGGCGGAGTGCTCGTCCATACCTCCCCAACCCGCCAGGCTTCCCGGTATTCCCGGCCGCCGGGCGCGCCGGGCCGCGCAGGCGGCCTTGCCGGGGCCCGCGCCGCACCGGCAGGATCGATCGCATGATCAAAGGCGTGATGTTCGACTTCTCCGGGACGCTCTTCCGCATCGAGACGGTGGCGGAGTGGTTCGACACCCTCGGCCTGGACCTGTCCGGGTCCGAACGGGCCCGCTGCATCGAGCGGTTGACCGCCGCCGGGGCGCAGCCGGGCGGCCCGCAGCCGCTGCACGCGCCGGACGGCTGGGGCGCGCGGGACACCAGCGCCGCCCACCACCGCGCGGCCTACACCGCGCAGGCCCGGGCCGCGCTGCTGCCGGTCACCGGCCCGGAGCGGGCGGACGCCCTGGCCGCCGCGCTCTACCTGCGGCACCTGGCCCCGGAGGCCTGGCGGCCCTACCCGGACGCCGAGCCGGTGCTCAAGGAGCTGCGGCGGCGCGGCGTGCCGGTGGCCGTGGTCAGCAACATCGGCTGGGACCTGCGGCCGATCTTCGTCCGCGGCGGTCTGGACGGCCTGGTGGACGCCTTCGTGCTCTCCTTCGAGCTGGGAGTGCAGAAGCCCGACCCGCGGATCTTCCGGTCCGCCTGCGAGCGGCTGGGCCTACCGCCGGCGCAGGTGCTGATGGTGGGCGACCACCGGCCCGACGACGGCGGCGCGACCGCCCTCGGCTGCCCCTTCTACGAGGTCGATCCGCTGCCGGTGGAGCAGCGCCCGCAGAGCCTCTCCCCGGTACTCGACCTCGTCGCCGCGCGCCCCGAGTGAAAGGATGAGGTGAGAGCACGCAGGAAGGCGCGCCGGGCGAAGGGGCCCGGGCCGCGCCCCCGACCGGAGGTGGACGACACATGGCCAGGCAGGCTCCCGCGACCGACCCGGCGCAGGACGCGCCCGAGGTGACCGCCCCCAAGCACGCCGCGGCTGGCATCCCGGCGCTGCTGCACACCACCCAGATCGCCGCCGCGCAGATGGGCGCGGCCCGGTCGGTGCGCACCCTGCTGAAGCTCAACCAGCCGGACGGCTTCGACTGCCCCGGCTGCGCCTGGCCGGAGCCCGAGCACACCCACACCGCCGAGTTCTGCGAGAACGGCGCCAAGGCCGTCGCCGAGGAGGCGACGCTGCGCCGGATCGGCCCGGAGTTCTTCGCCGAGCACCCGATCGCGGACCTGGCCGAGCGCTCCGGCTACTGGCTGGGCCAGCAGGGCCGGCTCACCACGCCGATGCTGCTGGACGAGGGCGCCACCCACTACACCCCGATCAGCTGGAACGCGGCGCTGGAGCTGGTCGCGGAGGAGCTGAAGGGCCTGGACGACCCGAACGGGGCCGCGTTCTACACCTCCGGCCGGACCAGCAACGAGGCCGCGTTCTCCTTCCAGCTGTTCGCCAGGCAGTTCGGCACCAACAACCTGCCGGACTGCTCGAACATGTGCCACGAGTCGTCCGGTTCGGCGCTCAGCGAGACCATCGGCATCGGCAAGGGCAGCGTCCACCTGAAGGACCTCTACCAGGCCGATCTGATCATCGTCGCGGGCCAGAACCCGGGCACCAACCACCCGCGGATGCTGTCCGCGCTGGAGCGCGCCAAGCGCGCCGGGGCGCGGGTGGTCAGCGTGAACCCGCTGCCGGAGGCGGGCCTGGAGCGGTTCAAGAACCCGCAGAACGCCCGCGGCCTGGTCGGCAACGGCACCAAGCTGACCGACCTGTTCCTGCAGATCCGCCTCGGCGGCGACCTGGCGCTGTTCCGGGCGCTGAACCTGCTGCTGCTGGAGGCCGAGGAGAAGGAGCCGGGCACGGTCCTGGACCGCGCCTTCATCGAGGAGCACTGCCACGGCTTCGAGGCCTTCGCCGAGGACGCCCGCAGCACCGACTGGGACGCGGTGCTGGCCGCCACCGGCCTGCCCGAGCAGCAGATCCGGGAGCTGGCCGGGATGGTGCTGGAGTCCGAGAAGATCATCGTCTGCTGGGCGATGGGGCTGACCCAGCACAAGCACTCGGTGCCCACCATCCGCGAGGTGGTCAACTTCCTGCTGCTGCGCGGCAATGTCGGCCGGCCCGGCGCGGGCGTGTGCCCGGTGCGCGGACACAGCAACGTCCAGGGCGACCGGACGATGGGCATCTTCGAGCGTCCGAGCGCCGCCTTCCTGGACGCCCTCGGCGCGGAGTTCCGCTTCGAGCCGCCGCGCGAGCACGGCCTGGACGTGGTGGACACCATCCGCGGCATGCGCGACGGCAAGGTCAAGGTCTTCTTCGCCATGGGCGGCAACTTCGTCGCGGCCTCGCCGGACACCGAGGTGACCGAGGAGGCGATGCGCCGCTGCCGGCTGACCGTCCACGTCTCGACCAAGCTCAACCGCTCTCACGTGGTCACCGGCGCGCGGGCGCTGATCCTGCCCACGCTCGGCCGCACCGACCTGGACGTCCGCGCGGGCGGCCCGCAGCAGGTCACGGTGGAGGACTCGATGGGCATGGTGCACGCCTCGCGCGGGGCGCTGAAGCCGCCCGCCGCCGACCTGCTGTCGGAGACCGCGATCATCTGCGGCCTGGCCCGGCGCACCCTGGGCGCGGCCAACACCGTGCCCTGGGAGGACTTCAGCGCCGACTACGGCAACATCCGCGACCGGATCGCCCGGGTCGTCCCCGGCTTCCAGGACTTCAACGAGAAGATCCGCAAGCCCGGCGGCTTCGCCCTGCCGCACGGCCCGCGCGACCGCCGGGCCTTCCCCACCGCCACCGGCAAGGCCAACTTCACCGTCAACGACCTGGTCGCGCCCGAGGTCCCGGCGGGCCGGCTGCTGCTGCAGACGCTGCGCTCGCACGACCAGTACAACACCACCGTCTACGGCCTGGACGACCGCTACCGGGGCATCAAGGACGGCCGCCGGGTGGTCCTGCTGAACCCGCAGGACGCCGCCGAGCACGGTCTGGCCGAGGGCGACTACACCGACCTGGTCAGCGAGTGGGCGGACGGGGTGGAGCGGCGCGCGCCGCACTTCCGGGTGGTGCACTACCCGACCACGCCGGGCTGCGCCGCCGCCTACTACCCGGAGACCAATGTGCTGGTGCCGCTGGACAGCACGGCGGACACCAGCAACACGCCGACCTCCAAGTCGGTGGTCGTCCGCTTCGAGCCCGACTCCGGGGCCGGAGCGGCCGGTTCGGCCACGGCCTGAGGCGTCAGCCTCGGCCCGAGGCGGAGGCCGAGGCCGGGCCGGACGCCGGGCCCGAGGCCGGGCCCGAGGCCGGGTCCGTCGCCGCCGCCGAGTGGGAGGCGGACGGCCCGGCCGAGGCCGGGGCGGAGGCGGAGTCCGACGGCGTCGGGGAGGCCGGAGCGGACGGCGCGGACGACGGCGATCCGGACGGCGGGCCCGAGGGCTTGCCGCTGGGCGTCGGCTTCGGCGTGGGCTTGGCGGACGGCGGCGCGGTGGGCCTGGTCGGCGGCTTGGGCTTGGTCGGGGGCTTCGGCTTGGTCGGCGCGGGCGGCGGCGTCGGCGCGATCGGCAGCGGCTTGGTCGCCGACGGCGGGATGACCGGCGGCTGGTAGCTGCCGAGCGAGGAGGCGCCGGAGTCCGGCCGGACCGCGCCGAGGATGGGGTTGGCCGCGATCGGCTCGACGTCCACCACGCCGCCGGGCCGCGGCGCCTCGATCACCTGGCCGTCGCCGATGTAGAGCGCCACATGGCTGGCGCCGGAGAAGTAGATGATCAGATCGCCGGGCCGGAGCGCGTCCAGGGCCACGTGCGGCAGGTCGGCCCACTGCTCCTCGCTGGTGCGGGGGATCGCCACGCCCGCGCTCAGCCACGCCTGCGAGGTCAGCCCGGAGCAGTCGAAGCCCTGGGCGTACGGGCCGATGCCGCCCCAGACGTAGGGCGCGCCGAGCTGGGCGAAGGCGAAGGCGATGGCCTGGGCCCCGGCCTGGGAGGGCTTGGCGTCGTCCTTGCCGAGGATGCCGGAGGCGAGGAAGGCCAGCTGGGCGGCGTTGGCGTCCTTCTGCTCCAACTGCGACAGCTCCTGCTTCTGCGCCCCGGTGAGCGTGGAGACCTGCTGCTCGACGGAGGCCAGCTGCTTGTTGATCGCCGTCCGCTGCACGCCCTCCTCCTTGAGCAGCTGGGCGGCGTGCTGCTTGGCGGTGTCGGCGGCCTGCTTGGCGGCGAGCAGCGCCTTCTGGTCGCTCTTGAGCTGCGCGACGAAGGCCGCCTGCGAGCGGCCGACCATGGAGAGCAGCTCCTGGGTGTGCATGGCCTGCTCGGGGTCGCTGGCCAGCAGCAGTTCGCCGAGCTGCGACAGGCCGCCGTTGCGGTACTGGGCGTCGGCGATCTCCCCGGCGAGCGTGACGCCGTCGTCCACCTGCGCCTGCGAGTTCTGGACCTGGACCTCGAGGGCGTCGTCGTCGGCCTGCGCCTGGACCAGCTGCTCGGCGAGCGAGTCGTACTTCTGGGTCTCTACCTCGGCCTGCTGGTAGGTGGAGTGGAGCCGGTTCAGGATCGGCTGGAGCGAGGCCTCGGCCTGGGTCAGGGTCTGCGCGTCGACGGTCCCGGCCGTGCCCTCGCCGCTGCCGGCGGCGTAGGCGGCGGGCGCCACGACCAGCGGGAGCGCCGCCAGCGCGGCGGCTACCAGCAGCGCGCCGCAGCGCAGCACCCCGGCCAGCCAGGGCCGTGCCTGTTCCACCCGACGAGCCCGGCCCGCCCCGCGCATGACCAGCACCTGTTCCCCCTCCGCCCTGCGTTTCCCGGCATCCCTGACGCACCGGGCGCCTCGGCGTCCCGTGGTACGCGGTCGTCCCTTGACCGCGCCCGGGGCCGCCCGGCCCCCAGCGATCCTGCCATGGAGGCGCTGGAAGCGGCAGACCGCCTCCGGATTCTCATGCGTTCTACAGACAGTCCGCCTCCGGAGGACGCCTCCGGGACACCTGGGCGGTGTGACACATCTCTCGTCCGGCTGCGGAGTGATCCGTGTACTTCCCAGGCTGCGCGCCCTTTTCGCCCCGGTTGCGCGGCCGCATCAACTGCACATAGGCCGTCAGTTCACTTTCCGTTCATCCAGAATGCCTACGGTCTGCTCGACTCTTCCGCTGAGAGATTGTTTGGTAATGGAACACATGACGTTCCTGGTGACTGTCGTGATCATCACGGCCCTCGCCTTCGACTTCACCAACGGCTTCCACGACACCGCCAACGCGATGGCCACCTCCATCGCCACCGGCGCCCTGCGACCGAAGGTCGCGGTCGCGCTCTCCGGGGTCCTGAACCTGGCCGGGGCGTTCCTGTCGGTGGAGGTCGCCAAGACGATCTCCGGCGGGATCATTCAGGAGAGTTCCGGGATCAGGCCCCAGGTGGTGTTCGCCGCCCTGATCGGGGCGATCCTGTGGAACCTGGTCACCTGGCTGCGCGGCATCCCGTCGAGCTCCTCGCACGCCCTATACGGCGGGCTGATCGGCGCCACGCTGGTCGCGGTGGGCATGCACGGGGTGGTGTTCTCGGTCGTGGTCACCAAGATCATCATTCCGGCGGTGGCCTCGCCGGTCGTGGCAGGAGTCGCCGCCTGGGGCGCCACCAAGACCGCCTACCGGATCACCCGCAAGGGCCGGGGCAGCGCCACCGGGAAGGGCTTCAAGGCCGGGCAGATCGCCTCCGCCTCGCTGGTCTCGCTGGCGCACGGCACCAACGACGCGCAGAAGACCATGGGCGTGATCACGCTGACGCTGGTCGCCGCCGGCGTGGTCGCGCCGCACTCGGCCCCGCCGCTGTGGGTCATCGTCTCCTCCGGTGCCGCCATCGCGGCCGGCACCTACATCGGCGGCTGGCGGATCATCCGCACCCTGGGCAAGGGCATCACCGACATCGCCGCCCCGCAGGGCTTCACCGCCCAGACCGCCTCGGCGACCGTCATCCTGACCTCCTCGCACATGGGCTACGGCCTGTCCACCACCCACGTCTGCTCCGGCGGGATCATGGGCGCGGGCAAGGGCGGTCCGACCGGCGTGGTCCACTGGTCCACCGCGCGCCGGATGGCCTACGCCTGGTGCCTGACCCTGCCCGCCGCGGGCGCGCTGGGCGGCCTGGGCGCGTTCCTGGCCGACCGGGGCACCTGGGGCGTGGTGCTGCTGGGCCTGATCGGCGCCGGCCTCTCGGCCTGGATCTACCTGCTGAACCGCCGCCGCCCGGTCGACGCGGCCTCCCTGGCCGCCGACGAGCAGGCCCCGGCGCCGGTTCCGGCCGCCGTTCCCACCACGGCCGCCACCCCGGCCGCCGCAGCCGACGTCGTCGCGGCCTGAGCGCCCGCACGGATCTGGAGTCCCGACCATGAAGATCAACTGGGCCGCTCTCGGCAGCACCTTCGGCGTCAGCGTCGTCATCAGCCTCGCCGTCGTCGCCGCCTTCTGCTTCGGCGTCTCGGCGTTGGCGCGCCGCGAGGAGGCACTCGCGGACGGCGCGGCCGGGCGCGGCACGGCCGCCCTCGGCGGCGCCGTGCTCTGCTTCGCGCTCTGCGCGGCGGCCGTCGGCTACGGCCTGTACGTCATCGCCGGCTGAGCCCGGCGCCCCGGGCCCCCGGCCCGCAGCACAGCACGCCCGCAGCGCAGCACGCCGAAGGGCCCGCCGGACGTCCGGCGGGCCCTTCGGCGCTGTCCGTGCGGGCTGCCGCTAGGCCATGGTCTCCTCCGCCGCCCGGCCGCCCCGGGGCTTGAAGTCGGTGGCCAGCAGCGAGACGGCCGTGCCGACCACCGCCCACACCACCAGCACCAGCAGCGGGGCGAGGATCCTGGTCCCGCCGAAGTACGCGATCGAGCGGACCACCGACGTCGCCGCGCCGTTGGGCAGCCAGGGGCCGATCACCCGCCAGAACGGCGGCAGCAGCGGCGGCGGGTAGACGCCGCCCGCGCTGGGATTGCCGAGCACCACGAACAGCAGCACCGCCAGCCCGATGCCGACGATGCCGAACAGGCACTCCAGCGCCATGGTGAAGGTCCCCACGGCGAAGACCAGCAGCGCGCCGACGCCCCACAGCCCGAGCAGGCTGCCCGGCAGCGCGTTCAGCACCGGGCCGATGATCACCGCCCCGCCGAGCCCGGCGGCGACCGAGTACAGCGCCAGCACGCCCAGCCGGATCACCGCCCGGGAGCGGTTGGCCGGGCGCGCACCGGCGCTGATGCCGAGGATCGACGCGACCAGGTAGCCGCCCACGCACCAGCCCACCACCAGGTAGAACGAGGAGAGCCCGCTCTGGTCGCCCGCCGCCAGCGGCTCCACGTCCACCACCGCCAGGGTGCGGTGCTGGGTCGCCTCGACCCGGGTCACCACCTGCTGGATGGCCGAGGCCAGCGCCGGGCCGGTGGCGTCGGCCACCAGCAGGGTGTCCCGGTTTCCGTTCGGGTTGACCAGCAGCGCCGAGTAGACCTTGCGGTCGTGGATCTGCTGACGGGCCGTCGCCTCGTCCGCGACCGCCCGGGCGTCCAGCTCCTTGCCGGGCAGCGCGTTGAGCCGGCTCACCAGCTGGCCGCTGACCTGCGCCGGGGCCACCACGGCGATGGACGCCCGGTGCGGGTGCGGGTGGTGCAGCGCACCCACGTAGGAGACGATGAAGCCGAACTGCAGCAGCAGCGTGCCGATGACCAACAGCGCCGCGCGCCCGGTCACCGCGTCCCGAAGCTCTCCGCGGAATCCCCGCTCGCGGCTCGCGCCGCCCAGTCCACTCGACATGCTGACGATCCGTCCATTCGGGCCAAGGTGTTCAAATCACAACATTCGTAACACCCGTCTGCCCGGCCCGGCGCGATCCACGCCGGGGTCCGGCGGACTATCCGGCGCTTCGGGGCGGTCCGGACGCCGCCGCCGAGCCCGGATCGTCCAGGATCCGACGGATCGTCACCAGCGCCGCGCCCAGCAGCGGTCCGCGCCGGCCCAGGGCCGAGACCGTCAGCAGCTCCGGCCGCCACGGCCGGACCAGCACCCGCCCGGCCAGCTCCCGGCGCATGCCCGGCAGCAGCCACGCGCCCAGCTCGGCGTAGGCCCCGCCGAGGACGACCGCGGCCGGGTCCACCAGGTTGACCGCGCCGGACAGCGCGGTGCCCAGGGCCGTCCCGGCCTGCTCCAGCGCG
Proteins encoded in this window:
- a CDS encoding diiron oxygenase, producing the protein MERTGGTALLKDREQVADRLLEASAKHSYDPDTELDWDAELEPGKWFLPEHLVSLYGTPLWRQMGEEQRIELSRHEFASMASAGVWFEIILMQLLTRHIYDLDPRSSHVTYALTEMADECRHSRMFARAVTKLGTPYYGPGGVTRFLGRILKTTATTPGAFTATLLVEEILDRFQRLTFPDQSVQPLIQGITRIHVVEEARHVRYAREELRRQMATCPAWERQFTRTVSGEASVVVARALIHPGVYAAVGLDVEEARRQVRQSGHRQETMRWSAEKLTGFLQEIGIIHSALDRAAWRRSGLL
- a CDS encoding TetR/AcrR family transcriptional regulator → MDAPIADPLAAAPSADAAEAADAADAAAPAARARRARRGPYRRLPVEQRREQLIAVALELFSRRAPEEVSLDDVAAAAEASRPLVYRYFPGGKQQLYEAALRTAAEELASRFVEPVRGTPTERLGHVLDRYFAFVGEHAAGYGALLRGGSVAENERTTAIVDEVRRAAYRSIVDQLGVEQPGPRLTLLVRSWISVVEVTALTWLDDTRRGVPASGEEGEGRAPGRPGVGSAAELRDWLVDEFVVMFAAAALHDPQTERVLRGMFAGFAGTGPGAQLVARLGGLLLGAEATGGSPH
- a CDS encoding GNAT family N-acetyltransferase codes for the protein MDEHEQSAPRPDFLTKPVLVGESVTLRCVTEADLPAVRGIWEDQECLRLTGSHPRGVASEEQLRAWYVTRVGQDDRLDLAVVDNASSGAVGEAVLNQWDAANQSCNFRISLAPGSHGRGLGTEATRLICGYGFEKLGLHRISLEVYAFNPRARRVYEKAGFVAEGVLRDALLWDGAWVDATVMSILAGEWERHHGRPTG
- a CDS encoding DUF1684 domain-containing protein codes for the protein MSSSLDDWKHWRDDRVVAARAPHGPLALTGTHWLADLRGGVPGVPGRWEQQGSCVVLTAARHDGLEVDSVALDGSVKLCPDTAPNPSLITHGGRRLVLILREGEYAVRVYDPASRARAAFAGIDAHPYDERWARPARFTPYSGERTVSVPNADGRERGLALAGSVAFTVPAEGDGGAPGPEHTLQVGRAGDGSLSAVFADAGAAGALGFRFVTLPAPGPDGATVLDFNRAYLPPCAFAEHFICPFPPPGNRLETAVPAGETRILTH
- a CDS encoding HAD family hydrolase — its product is MIKGVMFDFSGTLFRIETVAEWFDTLGLDLSGSERARCIERLTAAGAQPGGPQPLHAPDGWGARDTSAAHHRAAYTAQARAALLPVTGPERADALAAALYLRHLAPEAWRPYPDAEPVLKELRRRGVPVAVVSNIGWDLRPIFVRGGLDGLVDAFVLSFELGVQKPDPRIFRSACERLGLPPAQVLMVGDHRPDDGGATALGCPFYEVDPLPVEQRPQSLSPVLDLVAARPE
- a CDS encoding FdhF/YdeP family oxidoreductase: MARQAPATDPAQDAPEVTAPKHAAAGIPALLHTTQIAAAQMGAARSVRTLLKLNQPDGFDCPGCAWPEPEHTHTAEFCENGAKAVAEEATLRRIGPEFFAEHPIADLAERSGYWLGQQGRLTTPMLLDEGATHYTPISWNAALELVAEELKGLDDPNGAAFYTSGRTSNEAAFSFQLFARQFGTNNLPDCSNMCHESSGSALSETIGIGKGSVHLKDLYQADLIIVAGQNPGTNHPRMLSALERAKRAGARVVSVNPLPEAGLERFKNPQNARGLVGNGTKLTDLFLQIRLGGDLALFRALNLLLLEAEEKEPGTVLDRAFIEEHCHGFEAFAEDARSTDWDAVLAATGLPEQQIRELAGMVLESEKIIVCWAMGLTQHKHSVPTIREVVNFLLLRGNVGRPGAGVCPVRGHSNVQGDRTMGIFERPSAAFLDALGAEFRFEPPREHGLDVVDTIRGMRDGKVKVFFAMGGNFVAASPDTEVTEEAMRRCRLTVHVSTKLNRSHVVTGARALILPTLGRTDLDVRAGGPQQVTVEDSMGMVHASRGALKPPAADLLSETAIICGLARRTLGAANTVPWEDFSADYGNIRDRIARVVPGFQDFNEKIRKPGGFALPHGPRDRRAFPTATGKANFTVNDLVAPEVPAGRLLLQTLRSHDQYNTTVYGLDDRYRGIKDGRRVVLLNPQDAAEHGLAEGDYTDLVSEWADGVERRAPHFRVVHYPTTPGCAAAYYPETNVLVPLDSTADTSNTPTSKSVVVRFEPDSGAGAAGSATA
- a CDS encoding C40 family peptidase — translated: MEQARPWLAGVLRCGALLVAAALAALPLVVAPAAYAAGSGEGTAGTVDAQTLTQAEASLQPILNRLHSTYQQAEVETQKYDSLAEQLVQAQADDDALEVQVQNSQAQVDDGVTLAGEIADAQYRNGGLSQLGELLLASDPEQAMHTQELLSMVGRSQAAFVAQLKSDQKALLAAKQAADTAKQHAAQLLKEEGVQRTAINKQLASVEQQVSTLTGAQKQELSQLEQKDANAAQLAFLASGILGKDDAKPSQAGAQAIAFAFAQLGAPYVWGGIGPYAQGFDCSGLTSQAWLSAGVAIPRTSEEQWADLPHVALDALRPGDLIIYFSGASHVALYIGDGQVIEAPRPGGVVDVEPIAANPILGAVRPDSGASSLGSYQPPVIPPSATKPLPIAPTPPPAPTKPKPPTKPKPPTRPTAPPSAKPTPKPTPSGKPSGPPSGSPSSAPSAPASPTPSDSASAPASAGPSASHSAAATDPASGPASGPASGPASASASGRG
- a CDS encoding inorganic phosphate transporter → MEHMTFLVTVVIITALAFDFTNGFHDTANAMATSIATGALRPKVAVALSGVLNLAGAFLSVEVAKTISGGIIQESSGIRPQVVFAALIGAILWNLVTWLRGIPSSSSHALYGGLIGATLVAVGMHGVVFSVVVTKIIIPAVASPVVAGVAAWGATKTAYRITRKGRGSATGKGFKAGQIASASLVSLAHGTNDAQKTMGVITLTLVAAGVVAPHSAPPLWVIVSSGAAIAAGTYIGGWRIIRTLGKGITDIAAPQGFTAQTASATVILTSSHMGYGLSTTHVCSGGIMGAGKGGPTGVVHWSTARRMAYAWCLTLPAAGALGGLGAFLADRGTWGVVLLGLIGAGLSAWIYLLNRRRPVDAASLAADEQAPAPVPAAVPTTAATPAAAADVVAA